GCGTGCGGTGCCCTTCCGGGTCGCGTAGATGTCGGGGTCGTAGTCCGCGAACGGGCCGGGCTGATCGAAGCGGTCCAGTGCCGCCTGCACGCACCACCCGCTCTCGACGAGTTCGTCCGCTTCGCGTTCGATCCCGACCTCGCGGGGCGACCGTCCGCCGTCCGCCGACGCTCGTGTCTGACTCATGGATTCGTGTTTTCGTTCTCACGTGATAAAGCTGGTAGAAGGCGTGTTAACCCGACACGTGGCGGCTCGCGCCCGCTCGCCGGCTCTCGGGGGTCGGCTCCCGCGGTGGTCCCTCCGTCGACTGGCGGCGACCGAAGCCGGTCCCCCCGGACGCGTGAGCCATCGACTCGTCGCCGGTCGTCGTGCGCTTCGCTCGGGTCCTGCTCGGTGTCGGTCGCCAGCAGACTGCGTCCTCCTGGGGTCCGGGTCGCGCCGCGTGACCGAACGACGGTCGTGGCGGTCGCTTGTCGGGCGTCCGTGCGATCGAAACCACTCGCAGACGGCGTCCCGCGCTCAGAGTCCCAGCGCGGTGAGGATCGGCACTCCGGTCGCGAGCGACCCGAGGAGGTAGCCGGTGATGGCCCCGCCGTTCAGCAGTGGGAGTCCGGCGTGAGCGCGTCCCGCGAACACCATCCTGAGCAGGATCAGCAGGCCGAGGAAGGTGCCGACCATCGACAACAGCGCGGGGAGGTTCAGCACCGAGAGGAGGCCGGTGCCGAGCGGATCGGCGGGTGAGAAGAACGCGGCGCTGGCGACCATCACCGTCGGCATCACCGCGTCACCCAGTCCGATGAAGAAGGCGTCGCGGTCCGGTTCGTCGGTGTCGTCGGGGTCGACGCGCCCCTCGCCCAACTCGAACTCGCCGTCGCCGCCGACGTTCACCGCCGGGTCGTCGCGCTCGTCGGCCACCGACTCGCCGCCGTCGGCCTCCGGCGCGGCCCCTCCCGACTCGGTGGCACCGGCGTCCGTGCCGCCGGGGGCGTCCTCGTCGTCACCCTCTACGGCGGGCGTCTGCGAGAAGTCCTCGTCAAGGAGGGAGTACGAGAGAGTCAGTGGGACGACCAGCACCACGGGGATCTTGAGGTTCATCACGCCCTCGGCGAGGTCCAGCATGTGCTCGGTGCCGTAGACGCTGATCGCGTCGTACACCGCGAGCACCGTCAGGAGGACGATCGCCGGGAGCAGGCCGAAGCTGATGCCGAACAGGCCCGCCGCGCCGGCACCCATCAACACTCCGGCGGTGTCGATGACGTACCACTCCGGGTAGAGCAGGAGCGCGACCGAGACCCCGCCGGCCAGCGCGATAGACAGCAGGTTCGCGGGGCCGGCACCGATCACACCCCCCAGCGCGGGCGGGATCACCGCACCGAAGACGTACCACGACAGCAGTCCGGAGGTGAAGACGATCAGGCCTCGGATCAGTCGGTCGAGATTGTACTTGAACGCGGCGAGCATGACGACGGTCGCCACGAGAATCGCCCCGATGTACAGCAGACTGTTCGTCGGGTCGGTCGGGTCCTCGACGGTCTGGTACCCCTGCTCGTAGAACGTCGGCACCAGTGCCAGCGCGCCCAGTTGGACGAGGAGGAAGATCAGGACGGCGAACGCGACGCCACCCCACTCGCGTCGATGCATACCGTCGGCTTCGCAACCCAGCGGTTTGGCCGTTGTGTTCTCCGAGTCGGTGGCTGGCGGTCGCCGGCCGTCGACCGAGTGTCACCGGTGACCGAGATCAGTCGCCGGTCGAGTCACCGCGCGTACAGTTTCTCGCCGACCAAGGTCGGCAGCGACACGCCGTCGTCGGGCGTGATCGCCACGTACGGGCGGGAGACGGGGCCGAACACGTCGACGACGCGCCCGACCGCAGAGAGCGACTCGTCGACGGCTTCGACGCCGATGTCGGGGTGGTCCGCGTCGTCACAGCGGACGATCGCGAGTCCCTGTGCCGTCCGGGAGACGGTGCCGAGTCGGTGCATCAGTCGCGGAGGATGGCGACGTAGGCGGCGACGGCCTGCACGAGGTCGTTCTTCGTCGAGTCCTCGGCACCCTTCACCAGCACACGCCCGCGCTGTTCCCACTCGCGGGGGTACGTCTTGTCGCGCTCTACGACCGCGTCGTAGCCGACCTGCTGGACCGCCTTCGCGATCTCCTCGACGGTCGGTTCTTCCACCGCGTCGTCTCTCGGGACCCGCCGCCCCTTCCGGCGGGTCAGCGCCGCGTCGATGTACGCGGGCCAGATGACGTTCTCGACCATACTCGAGAGGGGACGCGCCGGCCGTAATACGGTTGTGGTTGCCGGGGGCCTGCGTGGCGACGACCCCGAGTCGTCCCCACTCGTCTCAGCCGAGACTCGCCAGCAGGTTCAGGACGTACACCGTCCGGAGCATCTCGGCGGACGCGCCCCGGTCGAAGACGAGTTCGTCGGTCGCCATCACGTGGTCGAGTACGTCCTCTGAGGCGTGGTCCGGCGCGGCGGCGATGCCGGTCCCGTTCGATTCGGCCCACTCCATCACGCGGAGATCGGACTTGCTGTCGCCCATCACCGTGACGAAGGGGTCGTCGACCTCCAGAACGTCGAGTGCGGCCTCGACGCCGGCGACCTTGTTCAGTTCGAGCGATCCGATCTCGGCGGCGTCGGCGTGGTAGTACGCCACGTCGATTCGGTCGAAGACCTCGGCGAGGTCCCCGGGCACCTCGTCGGGGTCCACGTCGGGGTACTCGCCCTCCTGTTCGAGGACGGTCCGTATCTCCGGGTCGGCGTCGGCGTAGTACGCCCGCGCCCACTCGGTCCCGCGGTCGTCGTCGGTCACCGCCTCGCCGAGGAGATCGAGCAGGTAGACCAGCCCTCGGTCGATGACTCGTTCGGCGTCCGGCGACCCGATGTCGAAGTTCGGCTTCAGGGTGACGTTGAACTCGTTGCCCTGCAGGTGGACGCCGCGCCGGAGGTCGTCGGGCGCGTCCGGGAGGACGCGACTCCGGATCTCGTCGAAGACGGACCTGATCTCCTCGTCGAGTCGCTCGTACAGCAGTTGTTTCGTCCGGGAGCCGTGTCCCGGCGTGAAGACGCCGGTCCCGGCCTCGTAGACGATAGAGAAGGTGCCGGAGTGGACGAGTTCGTTGCCGAGACCCTGGATCATGAACCCCTTCACGTTCTCCAGGGTCTGGCCGGTACAGATGACGATGGGGACCCCGGCCTCGTGGAACTCGGTCAGGACGTGGAGTGTCTCGCGGGGGATCTCGTTGTCCGTGTTGCCGGCCGAGCGCAGGGTCTCGTCGACGTCCAACACGAGTGCGTTCACCTCGCGGTCGTACTTCGAGAGCAGATCCAGCGCCGTGAACGCCTGATCGCGGGAGGCCTTCGCGGCGACCTCACAGAACGTCGCGCCCGACGCGAAGGAGTCGCGTATCTCCTGTTTTCGCTCGTCCAGTTCCTCGTTGGCCTCCTGCCAGTGGTCGAGTGCGACGCGGGAGTCCACCGGCGGGAACACGTCCACGAAGTCCTGGTAGGCCCGCAGTGTCTCCGTGTCGAAGTCGTCGTAGAGTCGATAGAGAAGGTCGTACCGCTCCATGCGTGTCAGTCGGTCGGACTCCGGCTTAAACGTCTTGACTGGCGCAACGCCCGGCGGGGTAGTCGGTGCCGGCAGGGAAGTCGGTCGATGCCGGCAGGGTAGCCGGTCGATGCCGGCAGGGAAGTCGGTCGATGCCGGCAGGGTAGCCGGTCGATGCCGGCAGGGAAGTCGGTCGATGCCGGCAGGGAAGTCGGAGCCAGCAGGGAAGTCGGACAGTGCCGGCGGGGTCACAGCAGGAACGTCTTCGACCGCTCCGAGAGGTCGAGGAAGGAGTCGGCGGCCTCGACCAGTTCGTCCGCGGTCGACTCCGAGAAACCCATCACCTCGACGCGGACGCCCTCGTGACGCAGGTGCGAGCAGAGCCGCGAGAAGTCGCCGTCACCGGTGCAGAGGACGACGGTGTCGACGTGGTTGGCGAGCGTCACGGCGTCGAGGCTCATCCCCACGTCCCAGTCGGCCTTCTTCGAACCGTCGCCGAACGTCTTGATGTTCTTGATCTTCGTCTCGAAGCCGATGTCGACCAGCGCGTCGAAGAAACTCTCCTCCTCGGGCGAGTCGGCCCGGATCACGTATGCGATGGCGCGCGTGAGTTCCCGGCCCTGCACGCCCTTCTCCAGCAGTTTCGAGTAGTCGATGTTCCTGGAGTAGAGACTCTGTGCGCTGTGGTAGAGGTTCTGCGCGTCGGCCAGCACCGCGACGCGCTGGTTGGGGTGGATGTCGGTCATTGGGTCGTTCCACCGGGGCTGGCCGCTTAACGTCTTCCGTTGGCTACTCGGGTCGACCCCGCCACGGTGCCGGTCGTCCGCGACCGTGCGGCTCAGATCGTGTCGAGAACCCCGAGCACGCGCTCCTCCGCCTCGCGGCCGGGGTCGTGTTCCGACCCGTCACGATCCGACTCGCGGTGTTCGGCGACGGTGCGAGCCATCGCCTCCGGAACTGGCGTGGACTCCCAGCCCAGATCGGCGAGTTTCGCGGTGTCGAGGACGTGTGGGTACTCCCGGTAGAGGATGAAGTCGGTCGGTGCCAGTCCGGCGGCGGCGAGTTCGCGTTCCCCGGCGTGGACGACCTCGACTTCGGTGTCCATCGCCTCGGCGATCACCTCCAGCATCTCTTCGAGCGTGACGAGCCGTCGGTCGCCGACGTTGTAGGCCTCGCCGGCCTCGCCCTCCTCGCCGACGACACGCAGGGCACTCGCCACGTCCTCGGCGTAGGCCCGGTGCCAGATGTTCGTGCCGTCGCCGGGGACGAGCACGCGGTCGTGGTGCTCGACGCGGTCCAGCCAGTAGTCGAGTCGCTCGGTGTAGTCGTACGGCCCGTAGACGATACACGGCCGGACGGACATCGCGTTCACGCCGTCTTCGGCGGCCTGCGCGATGATGCGGTCGCCCTCGGCCTTTCGAGCCCCGTAACTCTCCGGGGAGTCGTCGGTCGCCTGTTCGGGCGTACAGTCGCAGAGTTCGGTGTCGTTCTCGCGCTTGGGGATCTCCTCGGTGCCGTACGCGGACCCGGAGGAGATGTAGACGTAGGCGTCGACGTCGGCGAAGACCTCCACGGCGGTCTCGACCTCGCCGGGTTTGTAGGCCACGCAGTCGACGACGAGGTCCGGTTTCGCGGAGAGCGCGGCGGTCTTGAGGTCGGTCGTGTCGGTGCGGTCGCCCTGGATGTGGGTCACGTCCTCGTCGGCGAAGGGGTTGTCGTGGTTGCCCCGGTTGAAGATGGTCACGTCGTAGCCGTGGTCGCGGAGGTCCTCGACGACGTGGCGCCCGATGAAGCGCGTGCCGCCGATGACGAGTGCAGTCTCCATACCACTCGGAGTCGGGCCGGGGACTAAAGCGTGGTCGATCCCGTGGCTCGCCGCCGGGCGCACTCGGTTCCCCGTCGTGATCCGTAGCTATTTGGTAGCCACACGTGACTGTCGGGCCGTGACCGCGATCCGGGCAGACGGCGTGGCGAAGTCGTACGGCGACGTGCAGGCACTCACCGACCTGTCGCTGTCGGTCGAGCGCGGCGACCTGTTCGGCGTCCTCGGCCCGAACGGGGCCGGGAAGACGACCACGATGGAGATTCTCACCGGACAACTCGACCCCGACACGGGAAGCGTCGAGGTTCTCGGAACCGACCCGACGACCGACCCGGTCGAAGTTCGGCGTCAGATCGGCATCCTGCCGGAACAGGAGTCGCCACCGAGTTTTCTGACGCCCCGAGAGTACTTCTCGTTCGTCGGGCGCGTGCGCGACGTGCCGGACGCGACCGTCGAGTCCCGCGTCGCCGAGTGGGCCGACCGACTCTCCTTCCGGGCGAAACTCGACACGCTCTGTTCGGACCTCTCGCGCGGGCAACAACAGAAGGTGATGATCACCGCCGCGTTCCTCCACGAACCCGAGGCCGTCTTCATCGACGAACCGCTGGCGAACCTCGACCCCATCGTGCAGGAGACGGTGAAGGAGTTCTTCGAGTCGTACCGCGCCGACGGGAACGCGCTGTTTCTCTCGACACACCACATCGAGGTCGCCGAGTCGATCTGCACCCGTGTCGCCATCGTCGCCGACGGGCGGGTCCAGCGTGAACGTCGGCCGGCCGAGTTGGGCGAGGGGAGCCTGTTGGACGAGTTCCTCGCCAACATCAGATGATCGGACTTCGCGCGCTGTTCGTGACGATGGTCCGCGAGGAGTGGCGGTTCCACAGCGAACTGTTCGGCGGCCGGCGCTTCGCCGGCTTTCCGGTGTTCGTCACCCTGCTCGCCGCCGGCGCGGTGCAACTCCTCCAGTTCACCGGGACCTCGCTCTCGGGCGTCGTGGCGGGGCTCCACGCGCTGGTGTTCGCGTTCGGTCTCCACACCGGCACCATCGGTCTGCTCGGGCGGGATTCGGTCCGGGACCTGTTGGGGGAGGTCTCGTTGCTCCTCTTTGCGGACCGGACGCTCCCACTCTCTCGGACGCGCCTCTTGGCCGTCTTCGTCGTGAAGGACGTGGCGTACTACGCCGTCCTCTTTCTGCTTCCGCTCGCGCTGGCGTTCGTGCCCTCGGTGGTCGCAGGGCGGGTCCCCGCGACGCGCGTCCCACTGCTCTGGCTCACGACGACGCTGACCTTCTCGCTCGGTGTCGTCGTCACGCTGGCGGTCGTCGCCCTCCGGACGCGGGGGCGGCGCGGGACGCTCGGTCTGCTCGTTGGGGCGACTGCAGTCGGTGGGGGAGTCGCCCTCGGCGTGGACCTCGTCGCGTGGACGCCCTACACACTCCTCCGCGATGGCGTCGGAATCGGACCGCTGTTTCGAGCCACGACTCCGACAGTGCTCTTCGGCCTGCTGGGACTGTTCGCGTACGACACCAGGTTCGAGCGTCCGGCGCGGACGACCGACGACCGGTTCTCGGCGTGGCGTGCGCGCCTGCGTGACGACGACGGTCTGCTGACGCGCACCTTGCTCGACGTGGCGCGGAGCAGCGGCGGCCTCGTGAAGGTCCCCTTCTCTGCGGGGATCATCCTCGCGGTCGCGGTCGTCCTCGTGGAGTTCGCGGGCGTCGTCACGGGGCGGACGCCCGCGACCGGTGTCTCGCTGGGCGCGCTGCTCGGGTTGTCGGGCTTCACGACCTACAACTGGCTGACGGGCTTCGACGGTCCCCGGTCGTACCTCGCCTTCCCGGTGTCCATCGCGGACGTGCTCCGGGCGAAGTTCCGCGCCTTCCTCCTGCTCGGCCCGCCGGTCGCTTTGGGGTTCTACCTCGTCGCGGTCGCGTGGTTCGGCGCACCACTGCTCGACGCCATCGCGGGTGCGGTGCTCTGTCTCGGCCTCCAGTCGTACCTGTTCGGGACGACGGTCTACCTCACCGGACTGCAACCGGACGAGTTCCTGTTCGACACCGTGCTGTTCGCGGGGTTCACGCTGGCCGTCGCGGTCGTGCTCGTCCCCTTGCTCGTCGTCGGGTTCGTCGTCCCGCCCTCGGGCAGTGTCCTCGTCGGCCTGACCGTCGCCAGTCTCGTGATCGGTCTCGTCGGTGTCTCGTTGGCCCGGCGCGCCGAGAGTCGGTGGACACGCATCTACCGAGACGGTGACTTCTGAGTCGACGGTCGTCTGAGGTCTGCGCCGACCGTCTCGCGGAGTAGTCGGGCAAAAGCCGACGTCAGTAGGTTCGGCAAAAGCCGACGTCAACAGAGTCGACGAGAGTTGGGTCGCAGAAGCGGTCGACACCTGCCCGGCCGTCGCGTGGTCTCGGGTGCGGTCGCGACTACTCCTCGGCGACGGGGACCGACGACTCGACTCTCCGCTTCAGTGCGTCGTTCATCTCGCCGAACCCCTGTTCGACCTGCGAGACGAGTCCCGCCGGCATCGCGGCCGCCAGCACACCCTCGAACGACTCCGTCTGGGTGAACCGCGTCCTGTCCCCGCCGTCGAGTGGCGTCAACAGGAACGTGTGTTCGGCCGACAGCACGCCCGGAATCGGCGAGTCCGAGCGCCAGCGCAGTTCCCGTTCTGCGTCGAAGGTGATCACCTCCGGGAGGATGACGACCGGCGGGAGCCCAGGCTGTGAGAGCAGTGCCCTGAGTCGGGCACCCTCCTCTGGCCGGCCACGTACCCGGCGCAGAAGCGGGTTCCAGTCGCGGTACGACCCGAAGTCCAGCAGTTCCCGCCAGACGACAGCCGGCGGCGCGTCGATCTCGACCGTCGACTCCACGTGCCGATCCATCGTCCGTGTGTAGGCGTCGACCGGCATAGGTGTCCCGACTCCAGCCCGCAGAGCGACGTTTTTGGGGGTCGCGCCCCTACCACTTGTATGGACGACTACGACGCCGTGCTGATCTACGACGGGGAGTGTCCCTACTGTTCGGTCGCGGCGCGCGCGCTAAAGAAACTGGACGACGTGGCCGCCATCTCGTGGTACGAGGACACCGCCCAGCAGGTACTCGAAGCGCAGTTCGGCGAGACCCCCTTCGCCATGGTGCTCGTGGACCGCCGGCTGAACCGGGTGTACGCCGGCCGCTCGGCCGCGAAGGAACTCGCCGACCGCGCCGGGATGCCGGGCATCGTCGGCTCGCTCGTCCGGGACAACTACGAGACCATCGCGGACGTGGTCGGGAAAGCCAGCGGTCGCGGCCGGGACCCGGACGACTACCACGACGAGTACCCGCTGGCCGACGGCGTCCGGGAGTTGTTCGACGCCCTCGTCTCTGCCAGCGAGGAGCGGCCCGAAGCGCTGACCGGCTGAGACGCGGCCTCTCTCCGACCGCGCTACACCCCGTGGACCGACTGCTACCAGTCACTCGTGGCGTTCGGCCACCGACTGCCGCCAGTCAACCGCGACGTTCGACCGCCGACCTGACCGGCGGGAGCACCTCGGCGAGGATCGCTTCGAGTGTCGGCTCACGGTCTCGAATCACGGAGAGCGCGGTGACACACTCGAACTGGTCGTCCGCGTCGGCGACGTAAACCCGAAACTCTGTCTCCGTGAGGCGCGCCCGAACGACCGGGTCGGTCCCACCCTGCCGGTCCGGGTCGGCACCGCGAGCGAACAGGAAGTCCACGTCGGTCGTCTCGTCGGCGTGGACGACCCGGTGGTCGAAGTCGGCCAGACCTTCGATCTCCGCGAGTACCTCCGACGCGAGATCACTGACCGCCTGTGGCCACTCGCTCGCCTGCCGTTCGACCAGTCTGTCGAGTCGCTCCGCGACCGACTCCGGTCTCGGAATCTCGACGCCACGCTTCCGGATCAGCGACGACAGGTCGCTCCCGTCGAGCAGTCGCACGCCGGACTCCTCCGCGAACGCCCGTGCCTCCGCCGTCACCGGTCCCGCGACTGCGACGACCACCGCGTCGAACGACTCCCCGACCGTGAGGATTTCGCGGAGTTCGACCTCGTCGAACTCCGGAACGGTCTCCTCACCACCGGACTCGTCGGTCTCCTCGCCGGATCGACCGGGGGCATCGGTCTCGTCGGCGACTCGCGGTGGCGTCGGGTCGACCGGTCGGCGGACGTGAAAGAGGAGTCGCCGGTCGTCCGACTCGGACTCGATCACGGCGTCGACCCCACCGGCGGGCGAGGGTGGCGCGACGGTGACGGCGGCGTCGGACGCGACCGTCTCGGCGACCTCGGCGACGAAGCGGCCGAAGGTCTCGTCGGACAGCGCACTGAGCCGACGCAGGGTGTCGGGGTCGGACACACTGGAGAGTCGCCCGCCAGCGACGAAAGCGTTCTGGCATCTCGGGTCGGCCGGTTCGACGCCGTCGCCTCCACCCACACGCCGAGAGCCGCCTTGCCGGAGAGCACCAGGCTTTTCGCCCAACGCGACCGACTGCCGGCCGTGACAGGCGACGACCGAGTCGCGGAGACGACCGGCGACCGCGGGACCTACACCCTCCTCCTCGTCCGCGATACACCCGGCGAGATCACGGCCGGCGCACTCGGAGCGTACCACCTGCCGGCCGGTGCCTACGCCTACGTCGGGAGCGCACTCGGCACCGGCGGGTTCGCGCGTGTCGACCGCCACCGCCGAGTCGCGGCCGGCGACCACGACACCCGCCACTGGCACGTCGACTACCTGACGGGCGACTCGGCGACCGAACTCGCGTCGGTCGTCACGACCGGCGGTGTCGACGCGGAGTGTCGGATCGCGGACGGGATCGACCGACGACTCTCGGCGCTCACGCCGAAAGCAGCGACAGCGCCGGCAGTGGAACCGATCGCCGACTTCGGTGCGTCGGACTGTGACTGTCGGACGCACCTGTTCGGCCACGACTCGCTCGGCGAACTGGAGACGGTCGTCGAGGAGGTACACGGTACGGTCCGCAGGTAGAAAGGGGACGTCCCCACGCGCATCACCGATCCGGGCAAGGTCGATGAGACGCGGTTGCCGGTTGTCAGAGGCACCCCGGCGTCTAGACGAGCGTCCCGGGATAACTTTACGTCACGCACCGCGACCGCGGTCGTGGGCTGACTCATCGTACTTATTCATTTCGCTCGTTTATCAATGCTCGGCGGCACCCGAACTCTTATGACTGCGCTGACGTGAGTTTCTGGTAGATGCAGCGCCCCGATCCCTCCGAAGTGATGGCGGTCGTGGCGCGCCGTGGTGACGTGCTCCGGGCACTCGCGGACGACGGTGGACGCAAGTGTGAACTGGACGACGAACTCGACGTGTCACGGTCGACGATAGACCGCGCGATCCGGGAACTCGAAGGACTCGGGTTGGTCGAACGCGCCGAAGACGGCTACTTCCGAACGTTGTCGGGGACCCTCGCGCTCGAGGAGTACGACCGATTCAAGTCCCGGATGGACGGCGTCCTCGAGGCACGGGACGTCCTCTCGCCGCTCCCGAGCGACGCCGACGTCGACGCCGCGGTCGTGGACGGCGCGGAGGTCGTCCTCGCGGATCGACACTCGCCGCTCAGGCCGGCGCGCCACCAGGTCGAGATCGTCGAGCGTGCGTCGCACGTCCGGGCCGCCGCCAGCGCCGTTCTCCCGCAGCACGTCGACGCCTACTACCAGGGGATCGTCGAACGCGGGATGCACGCCGAGATCATCCTCTCGACGCCGGTGATGGAGCGGGTCGTCGCCGATCACGACACGAAGTTCCACGACTCGCTCACGACCGGGCGTGTCGACCTGCGCCAACTCGACCGGGACCTCTCGTACAGCCTCATGGTCGCGTCGACGCCGGACGGTCCCGTGATGGGGATGCTCGTCTACGTCCAGGGCGGGATCAGAGGCTTCGTCGGCAACGACAGCCAGGAGGCGGTCTCGTGGGCGCGAGCACGCCTGGACGACTACTGGTCGCAGGCGTCCCCCATCCCCATCCCGGTCGAGGAGTAAGGCTTACCCGCTGGCCGGCGACGACTGGCGTATGTTCCCTGCGATGCCGTATCTCCGGTGGATCGACGGCCGGCCAGCGACGGCCACCTACGATCTCGGCTCCAGCGACCTGCGACCGGACACTCCGACGGACGGCGTCGTCCCGCGACCACTCGCCGGCTACGAGGACCCGCCGACCGACGCGTCACTCCGAGAGCAACTCGCGGCGGCGTACGGCGTCACCCCCGAGGAGGTGCTGGTCACGGCCGGTGCGACACACGCCAACTTCCTCGCGGAGGTGACGGCGCTGAGTCTCACCGACGGCGACGACTCTGACGACGTGAGCGAGACGACAGCCGAGGGAGCCGACTCCTCCACCGACAGCGAGCCACAGGTGCTCGTCGAGAAGCCGGGCTACCAGCCACTGACTGCGACGGCGGCGTCACTCGGAGCGAACGTGAATCGGTTTCTCCGCCCGCCAGACGACGACTACCGACTCTCGCCGACGCGCGTCGAGAACGCGGTCACAGACGAGTTCGCGCTGGTGACGGTGACGAACCGCCACAACCCCTCGGGGCGACTGACGACTCGGGAGACCCTCACAGCGGTCGCTCGTGTCGCGGCCGACGCCGGCGGCTTCCTCCTCGTGGACGAGGTGTACGCACCCTACGTCGGGACCGCAGGCACCACTGGCGACACCGCCGGTGACCCGCAGTCGGCGACAGACGGGACGGCGACGGCTCGGACCGCCTTCGGCGGCGTGACGGCCGCGGGCCTCCCGAATACCGTGACGACAGGCTCACTCACGAAGTTCTACGGTCTCGGCGGGCTTCGGATCGGCTGGCTGATCGCCCCGACACGGTTCGTCGCACGCGCCCGGACGGTCGCCACTCACGTTCCGGCGGTCGCCGAACCGAGTCGCGTGCTGGCCCGTCGGGCGCTCCACCACGAGGAGCGACTCGCCGAACGGCAACGCGCCCTGCTCGCCGAGAACCACGACCGACTCTCCTCGTTCGTCGCCGACCGCGGCGACCTCTCCGGGACGGTCCACGCCGGGAGCAGTTTCGCCCTGCTGGCTCACGAGTCGGCCGACGGCGACACCGTGGCCGAGCGAGCGTGGGACGAAGGGCTGTTGGTCGTGCCGGGGCGGTTCTTCGACCGCACCGAGTCGTTCCGGCTCTCGCTCGGCCGCGACGCCGAGGAGGTCGCCGGGGGGTTGCGCGTCCTCGGTGACGTGTTGGACGCGGTCTGATGCGGGACCGTCGGCTCGCGTCTGTCCGACCGACCGAGGGTTCAAGTCGGATGCCGGGACCAACCCTGCGCGATGGAGCCACTGCCGCCCCCGTCGCTGGTCGCCTCACTGTTGTCGCCGCCGGACCTCGTGGTCGCGCCCAGTACGAGTCTGACGCTCGTCGCGTTCGCACTCGGCGGGGCGGCGCTCGGGACGCTCTCGGGGCTCACACCGGGCCTGCACGCGAACAACTTCGCACTCCTGCTCGCCGCGTCGGCGTCGGCGATTCCCGGGTCGGCGACCGCCGTCGGCGCGGCGATGCTGGCTGCGGGGGTGGTCCACACCTTTCTGGACGTCGTGCCGGCGCTGGCGCTCGGTGTCCCCGACGCGGCGATGGCCGCGACCGCGCTGCCGGGACACAGACTCGTGATTCAGGGGCGCGGCCGCGAGGCGCTCCGACTCTCTGCGGTCGGGTCCGGGCTGGCGGTCGCGCTCGCGGTCCCGCTCGCAGTGCCGATCACGCGGCTGATGACCGCCATCTACCCGACGGTCCGCGCGCACCTGCCGCTCCTGCTCGTCGGGGTCGTCGTCCTGTTGATCGCCACCGAGTCCTCGAGCCGTGCTCGGGTCGGCGGGGTCGTCTG
This genomic window from Salinirubrum litoreum contains:
- a CDS encoding helix-turn-helix transcriptional regulator, whose product is MQRPDPSEVMAVVARRGDVLRALADDGGRKCELDDELDVSRSTIDRAIRELEGLGLVERAEDGYFRTLSGTLALEEYDRFKSRMDGVLEARDVLSPLPSDADVDAAVVDGAEVVLADRHSPLRPARHQVEIVERASHVRAAASAVLPQHVDAYYQGIVERGMHAEIILSTPVMERVVADHDTKFHDSLTTGRVDLRQLDRDLSYSLMVASTPDGPVMGMLVYVQGGIRGFVGNDSQEAVSWARARLDDYWSQASPIPIPVEE
- a CDS encoding pyridoxal phosphate-dependent aminotransferase, which translates into the protein MFPAMPYLRWIDGRPATATYDLGSSDLRPDTPTDGVVPRPLAGYEDPPTDASLREQLAAAYGVTPEEVLVTAGATHANFLAEVTALSLTDGDDSDDVSETTAEGADSSTDSEPQVLVEKPGYQPLTATAASLGANVNRFLRPPDDDYRLSPTRVENAVTDEFALVTVTNRHNPSGRLTTRETLTAVARVAADAGGFLLVDEVYAPYVGTAGTTGDTAGDPQSATDGTATARTAFGGVTAAGLPNTVTTGSLTKFYGLGGLRIGWLIAPTRFVARARTVATHVPAVAEPSRVLARRALHHEERLAERQRALLAENHDRLSSFVADRGDLSGTVHAGSSFALLAHESADGDTVAERAWDEGLLVVPGRFFDRTESFRLSLGRDAEEVAGGLRVLGDVLDAV